A single genomic interval of Bradyrhizobium japonicum USDA 6 harbors:
- a CDS encoding AEC family transporter produces MEVASLVLPVFAIIVTGWLAGELGYLSRSLADALVHFAYNVAMPALLIVTIAQEPARNLLEWRFLLAFGGGSLLCFALVFLALRAGAKRDLASSTIHGMAAAMTNTGFVALPILHAIYGQPAVLPAAVATVFVAGVMFPLTVILLERDGRGPAHSAGLVKQILLNPMVLSTLIGLVWAITGLPIPAPVAAYLNIIAAALTPCALFAIGLGLSVDGLRSNLKASFALSTVKLVVMPLIVYGLCVVTGLNPLYTVAAVICAAVPTAKTVYVLAHEHKVEEKLVAATVSVTTMLSVATLLVALYLLSGLAPGAR; encoded by the coding sequence ATGGAGGTCGCCAGCCTCGTTCTTCCCGTGTTCGCAATCATCGTCACCGGCTGGCTTGCCGGCGAGCTCGGTTATCTCTCCCGCTCGCTTGCGGACGCGCTGGTGCATTTTGCCTACAACGTGGCGATGCCGGCGCTGCTGATCGTCACGATCGCCCAGGAGCCAGCGCGCAACCTGCTGGAATGGCGCTTCCTGCTCGCGTTCGGCGGCGGCTCCCTCCTCTGCTTCGCGCTGGTCTTCCTGGCGCTCCGCGCGGGCGCCAAGCGCGATCTCGCCAGCAGCACGATCCATGGCATGGCGGCGGCCATGACCAATACGGGCTTCGTGGCGCTCCCGATCCTGCACGCGATCTACGGCCAGCCCGCCGTCTTGCCCGCCGCGGTGGCGACGGTGTTCGTCGCCGGCGTGATGTTTCCGCTCACGGTCATCCTGCTGGAAAGGGACGGGCGCGGCCCTGCGCATTCGGCCGGGCTGGTGAAGCAGATCCTGCTCAATCCGATGGTGCTGTCGACGCTCATCGGTCTCGTCTGGGCGATCACGGGCTTGCCGATTCCGGCGCCGGTCGCGGCCTATCTCAACATCATTGCCGCCGCGCTCACGCCCTGCGCACTGTTTGCCATCGGGCTTGGTCTGTCGGTCGACGGTCTGCGATCCAACCTGAAAGCATCGTTCGCGCTCTCGACCGTGAAGCTGGTGGTGATGCCGCTGATCGTCTACGGACTTTGCGTGGTCACCGGCCTCAATCCGCTCTACACAGTCGCCGCCGTCATATGCGCGGCCGTGCCGACCGCGAAGACCGTCTATGTGCTGGCACACGAGCACAAGGTCGAGGAGAAGCTGGTTGCGGCCACCGTCTCGGTCACGACGATGCTTTCGGTCGCGACATTGCTGGTCGCGCTCTACCTGCTCTCCGGCCTCGCGCCCGGCGCGCGTTGA
- a CDS encoding methyl-accepting chemotaxis protein: protein MAIRLGAGRVLGRLKPRFKMPRWGVRGSLFAAFALIAGMGLVIAAGAGFVFNHLGATMMDLSGRDIPRLSASLQLASQSATLAAQGPGLLASPSDEALKERTKSVKDIQQLAMAKLGEIIELGADKQIATALRDTAKSIDEATQSLVSAARERLETGALHDKQYEALRKAQLTFVGAAGPAMLDAQTRLNAILGAAEVSADDATEAARTVSQVATISANGNLMAADMMAALSANNSDTLEAIEKEFKATRDRVKSNLEDLPNMPSMQTVRDTVQKLFAFGEGKTGVFKIRQKELDAIDYGQTILDETRKLNVGLGISVQQLVDGVQKETNASTFQARQEISLATTAMLALGALMLVGSALFVRLYVGRNILRRIGALHQSMQLLANGDLETEIYRSKHHNDEISVMANTLQVFRESMIEARAMSSEQDKDRVAKAERAGRMEAKIAEFEGAVRNALDNLAQSANSMQSTAQSMSNTADQSNALVNAVASAAEETSVNVQTVSSGTEQLSSSIEEISKQVVTSAAIARKAVDEAGATDTTVQSLADSASRISVVVDLIQTIASQTNLLALNATIEAARAGEAGRGFAVVASEVKSLASQTAKATEEIRTQIASMQQVTTSAVGAIQSIGRIIGEINDVTTTIAAAVEEQGAATREIARNIQHAAGGTSEVSSNIIGVSTASAEAGAAASEVLGASDALRREADMLRGEIDAFLNNMRAA from the coding sequence ATGGCGATCCGTCTGGGTGCTGGCCGTGTCCTTGGCCGTCTCAAGCCTCGTTTCAAGATGCCAAGGTGGGGCGTGCGCGGCAGCCTGTTCGCCGCCTTCGCGTTGATCGCGGGCATGGGCCTCGTGATCGCAGCCGGCGCCGGCTTCGTCTTCAATCACCTCGGCGCGACCATGATGGATCTGAGCGGCCGCGACATCCCGCGCCTCTCCGCCAGCCTGCAGCTCGCCTCGCAAAGCGCGACACTCGCGGCGCAAGGCCCGGGCCTGCTCGCATCGCCCTCCGACGAGGCGCTGAAGGAACGCACCAAGAGCGTGAAGGACATCCAGCAGCTCGCCATGGCCAAGCTCGGCGAGATCATCGAGCTCGGCGCCGACAAGCAGATCGCAACCGCGCTGCGCGACACCGCCAAGAGCATCGACGAGGCGACCCAGAGCCTGGTGTCGGCCGCGCGCGAGCGGCTCGAGACCGGCGCGCTGCATGACAAGCAGTATGAGGCGCTACGCAAGGCGCAGCTCACCTTCGTCGGCGCGGCCGGTCCTGCGATGCTGGACGCACAGACGCGCCTGAACGCGATCCTCGGCGCGGCGGAAGTTTCCGCAGATGATGCGACTGAGGCTGCCCGCACCGTCTCCCAGGTCGCGACAATCTCCGCCAACGGCAATCTGATGGCCGCCGACATGATGGCGGCGCTGTCGGCCAACAACAGCGACACGCTGGAGGCGATCGAGAAGGAGTTCAAGGCGACGCGCGACCGCGTCAAGTCGAACCTCGAGGACCTCCCGAACATGCCCTCGATGCAGACGGTGCGCGACACCGTGCAGAAGCTGTTCGCCTTCGGCGAGGGCAAGACCGGCGTGTTCAAGATTCGCCAGAAGGAGCTCGACGCCATCGACTACGGCCAGACTATCCTGGACGAGACCCGCAAGCTCAATGTCGGTCTCGGCATCAGCGTGCAGCAGCTCGTCGACGGCGTGCAGAAGGAGACCAACGCCTCGACCTTCCAGGCGCGCCAGGAGATCTCGCTTGCCACCACCGCGATGCTCGCGCTGGGCGCGCTGATGCTGGTCGGCTCGGCGCTGTTCGTCCGGCTCTATGTCGGCCGCAACATCCTGCGGCGGATCGGCGCGCTGCATCAGTCGATGCAGCTGCTCGCGAACGGCGACCTCGAGACGGAGATCTACCGCTCGAAGCACCACAACGACGAAATCTCGGTGATGGCAAACACGCTGCAGGTGTTTCGCGAGAGCATGATCGAGGCCCGCGCGATGTCGAGCGAGCAGGACAAGGACCGTGTCGCCAAGGCCGAGCGTGCCGGGCGCATGGAAGCGAAGATCGCCGAGTTCGAGGGTGCGGTACGCAACGCGCTCGACAATCTCGCGCAGTCGGCCAATTCGATGCAGTCCACAGCGCAGAGCATGTCGAACACCGCCGACCAGTCCAACGCGCTGGTAAACGCGGTCGCCTCCGCTGCCGAGGAGACCTCGGTCAACGTGCAGACCGTGTCATCAGGCACCGAGCAGCTGTCGTCCTCGATCGAGGAGATCAGCAAGCAGGTCGTCACCTCGGCCGCGATCGCCAGGAAGGCGGTCGACGAGGCCGGCGCCACCGACACCACGGTGCAGAGCCTTGCCGACAGTGCGAGCCGCATCAGCGTCGTGGTCGACCTGATCCAGACGATCGCGTCTCAGACCAACCTGCTCGCGCTCAACGCCACCATCGAGGCGGCGCGCGCGGGCGAGGCCGGCCGCGGCTTCGCGGTGGTCGCCTCCGAGGTGAAGAGCCTCGCGAGCCAGACCGCCAAGGCGACGGAAGAGATCCGCACCCAGATCGCCAGCATGCAGCAGGTCACCACCTCGGCGGTAGGCGCCATCCAGAGCATCGGCCGGATCATCGGCGAGATCAACGACGTGACGACGACGATCGCCGCCGCGGTCGAGGAACAGGGCGCAGCGACCCGCGAAATCGCCCGCAACATCCAGCATGCCGCCGGCGGCACCAGCGAG
- a CDS encoding outer membrane protein: MKKILFATVALLVVSAAAPAVGADLGNRNYYKAPAPAYAAPIYNWTGFYIGGHVGGAFSSDNNFNGLSTGNNGNGRFLGGVQVGADWQFNPSFVVGVEGQYSWLSGSVGAVFPGGIAYSNDQRGLGSITGRVGYTWGPGLLYVKGGYAYSDNNEKVTVGGVPTAFLITGDHRNGYTVGAGLEYMFAPNWSAKAEYQYYNFGDASFTGGPLAGTGSFTTDDHTIKAGVNYRFNWANSAVARY; this comes from the coding sequence ATGAAGAAGATTTTGTTTGCAACCGTTGCCCTGCTCGTGGTGAGCGCTGCCGCGCCGGCCGTCGGCGCCGATCTCGGCAACCGCAACTATTACAAGGCGCCCGCGCCGGCCTATGCCGCGCCGATCTATAACTGGACGGGCTTCTATATCGGCGGCCATGTCGGCGGCGCGTTCTCCAGCGACAACAATTTCAACGGCCTCTCCACCGGCAACAACGGCAACGGCCGTTTCCTCGGCGGCGTGCAGGTCGGTGCGGACTGGCAGTTCAACCCGAGCTTCGTGGTCGGCGTCGAAGGCCAGTACTCCTGGCTTTCCGGCAGCGTCGGCGCTGTGTTTCCGGGCGGCATCGCCTACAGCAACGACCAGCGTGGCCTCGGCTCGATCACCGGCCGCGTCGGCTACACCTGGGGTCCGGGCCTGCTCTACGTGAAGGGCGGCTACGCCTATTCCGACAACAACGAGAAGGTGACCGTCGGCGGCGTGCCGACCGCCTTCCTCATCACCGGCGATCACCGCAACGGCTACACCGTCGGCGCGGGCCTCGAATACATGTTCGCCCCGAACTGGTCGGCCAAGGCCGAGTATCAGTACTACAATTTCGGCGACGCGAGCTTCACCGGCGGTCCGCTGGCGGGCACCGGCAGCTTCACCACCGACGACCACACCATCAAGGCGGGCGTCAACTACCGCTTCAACTGGGCCAACTCGGCGGTCGCGCGCTACTGA